From the Sanguibacter sp. HDW7 genome, the window CCTCTGGGCCAACTTCCTCATCACGGCGTGGTCGAACGCCGTCAATCTCACCGACGGCCTCGACGGGCTCGCGACGGGCGTCTCGCTCGCGGTGTTCGGCGCATACACGTTCGTCGGCATCTGGCAGTGGAACCAGCGGTGCGCGTCGCCCGCCTCGGCCGGTCCCAGCTGTTACGACGTCCGCGACCCGTGGGACCTTGCCATCGTCGCGGCCGCGATCACCGGCGCGTGCTTCGGCTTCCTGTGGTGGAACGCGTCGCCCGCAAAGATCTTCATGGGCGACACCGGCTCGCTCGCGCTCGGCGGCGCGCTCGCCGGCCTCTCGATCCTCTCGCGCACCGAGGTGCTCGCCGCGATCATCGGCGGTCTCTTCGTGCTCATCGTGCTCTCCGACGTCATCCAGATCGGCGGGTTCAAGCTCACGGGCAAGCGCGTCTTCAAGATGGCGCCGCTCCACCACCACTTCGAGCTCTCGGGGTGGGGCGAGGTGACGATCGTCATCCGCTTCTGGATCATCGCGATGATCTTCGCGGCCGTCGGCCTCGGCATCTTCTACGCCGAGTGGGTGTCAGGAGCGTGACCGAGGTCGTCGAGCCGCGCGTCCCGCTCGCGGACGCGCACGTCGTCGTCGCGGGCCTCGGCGTCACGGGGCGTGCGGTCGTCGCGGCGCTCGACGGGCGTGCCGGTCGCGTGACGACCGTCGACGCCTCGGCGCCCGACGCGGACGTCCGCGACGGCAGCCTCGTCGACCTCGCGGACGTCGACCTCGTCGTGACCTCCCCGGGCTGGCGCCCCGACCACCCGCTGCTCGCCGGTGCGCTCGACGCAGGTGTGCCCGTGTGGAGCGAGGTCGAGCTCGCATGGCGCCTGCGCGTCGACCGCACGGGTGGTCGCGGCCCAGCGCCGTGGCTCGGCGTCACGGGCACGAACGGCAAGACGACGACGGTCGGCATGCTCACGTCGATCCTCGCGGCCGCGGGGGAGCGCGTCGCCGAGGTCGGCAACGTCGGCACCCCCGTCGTCGAGGCCGCGCTCGACCCTGACGTCGACGTGCTCGCGGTCGAGCTCTCGAGCTTCCAGCTGCGCTTCACGCGCACGACGTCGCTCGAGGCGTCCGCGGTGCTCAACGTCGCCCCCGACCATCTCGACTGGCACGGCTCGTTCGAGCGCTACGCCGCCGACAAGGGCCGGATCTTCGCGCGGGCGCAGCGTGCCTGCGTGTACAACGCCGCGGACCGCGTGACGCGCGGGCTCGTCGAGGACGCCGACGTCGTCGAGGGCTGCCGCGCCGTCGGCTTCTCGCTCGGCGCGCCGGGACGTTCGGAGCTCGGCGTCGTCGACGACCTCCTCGTCGACCGCGCGTTCCACACCGCGGCCGACGACCCGGCGCGCCACGCCGCGGCCGATGAGCTCGCGACGCTCGGTGATCTCGCCCACCTCGGCGGTCCTGCGGGCGTCCCGCCGCACGTCGTCGCGAACGCTCTCGCGGCCGCCGCCCTCGCCCGGGCGCACGGCGTCACCGCGGCGCAGGTCCGCGCGGGCCTGCGTGCGTTCGCCGGCGGCCACCACCGCATCGAGACGGTCGCGACCGCGCGGGTCGCGGGCGGCACGGTCCGCTACGTCGACGACTCCAAGGCGACGAACGGCCACGCCGCGTCGGCGTCGCTCGCGTCGTTCGACGCAGGCACGGTCGTCTGGCTCGTCGGCGGTCTCGCCAAGGGTGCGACCTTCGACGATCTCGTCGTGCAGCGCGCGGACCGCGTGCGCGCGGCCGTCGTCCTGGGCGTCGACGCGACCGAGATCCTCGGCGCGCTCGAGCGACACGCGCCCCAGATCCCCGTCGTCCGCGTCGATCCGACCGACACTGGGACGGTGATGGCGCGTGCGGTCGAGGCTGCGACGGGGCTCGCCCGTCCGGGCGACACCGTGCTCCTCGCTCCGGCGAGCGCGTCGATGGACCAGTTCCGCAGCTACGCGCAGCGTGGCGACGACTTCGCCGCGGCGGCGCGGGAGGTCGCGGGCAGGCCCGCGGAGGACGACTGAGGGGGCAGGTATGACGGCGAACGAGACGGCGGGGCGCACCGACGCTGCGCCGACCCGGCGCAGATCGCTCCTCGGGTCCTGGGACACCCCGGTGACGAGCTACTACCTCGTCCTCGGCCTGACGGTGCTGCTCGTGGTCTTCGGGCTCGCGATGGTGCTCTCGGCGTCGTCGGTGCGCTCGATCACCCGCGAGGGCAACGCCTACTCGATCTTCCTCGGGCAGGCCGTCTACGCGGTCCTCGGTGTCGTCGCCCTCACCGTGACGGCGAGCATGCGGCCCATCGTCTACAAGAAGCTTGCGTGGATCATCCTCGCCGCGTCGCTCGCGCTGCAGGCTCTGATCTTCGTGCCGTCGCTGTCCGTCTCCGCGCTCGGCAACACGAACTGGATCAAGATCCCGGGCACGACCTTCACGATCCAGCCCTCGGAGATCGTCAAGCTGGCGCTCGCCGTGTGGCTCGCCGCGGTCCTGGCGCGCAAGGGAGAGCTGCTGCGCCAGTGGTGGCACGTCATCGTGCCCGCCGTGCCCGTCGCTGCGGTGGCGATCCTCCTCGTGCTCTCTGGGCACGACCTCGGCACGGCGATCATCCTCATGCTCCTGGTCGCGGGCGCCCTCTGGGTCGCGGGCGTACCCATGCGGATGTTCGCGGTCGGCGGCGGTCTCATGGCAGCCGGCATCGCTGCGATGATCCTGCTCCAGACCAACAAGAACCGCCTCGGGCGCATCGATGCGTGGCTCGGCCGCGACTGCGGTGTGGGCGACGCCTGCTACCAGACTAAGCACGGCCTGTGGGCGCTCGGCACAGGGGGCTGGACGGGTGTCGGGCTCGGCGCGGGCCGCGAGAAGTGGCACTACCTGCCCGAGGCTCACAACGACTTCATCTTCGCGGTCGTCGGCGAGGAGCTCGGCCTCCAGGGGACGATCCTCATGCTCCTGCTCTTCGGCGCGCTCGCGTGGGCGATGTCGCGGATCGTCGTGCGCCACCCCGACCCGTTCGTCAAGATCGCGACGGGTGCCATCATGTGCTGGATCATCGGCCAGGCGCTCGTCAACATCGGCGTCGTCATCGGCGCCCTGCCCGTCATCGGCATCCCGCTGCCGCTCGTGTCCGCGGGTGGCTCGGCGCTCATCATGACGATGGCAGCGATGGGCGTCGTCCTCTCGTTCGCGCGCGACGAGCCCGGGGCGCGCGAGGCCTTCGCCGCGCGCGCGGGCGTCGTGCGCCGCTCGCTCGCCGTCGTCGGCGGGTCCGTCCGTCGTTCCCGGAAGGGGAGATCCACCCGTGCCTGAGTCCGTCCTGCTCGCCGGAGGCGGAACCGCCGGCCACGTCAACCCGCTGCTCGCGGTCGCCGACGAGCTCCGTGCCCGCGACGCCGCGACGCGCATCACCGTGCTCGGCACGGCCGAGGGCCTCGAGGCCGACCTCGTGCCCGCCCGCGGTCACAGGCTCGTCCACGTGCCGCGCGTCCCGCTGCCGCGTCGCCCGTCGGCGGAGCTCTTCTCCGTGCCGTCGCGCCTGCGTGCGGCGATCAAGGTCGCCGAGGACGCGATCGCGGAGACCGGGGCGCGCGTCGTCGTCGGCTTCGGCGGCTACGTGTCGACGCCCGCGTACGTCGCGGCGCGTCGTCGCGGCGTGCCTGTCGTCGTCCACGAGCAGAACGCGCGACCGGGCCTCGCCAACCGGCTCGGCGCCCGCAGGGCCGCGGCCGTCGCCGTGACGTTCCCGGGCACGCCGCTGCGCGGCGCACGCCTCACGGGGCTCCCGCTGCGCCACGAGATCGCGGACCTCGCGCTCGCTCGGCGCTCCGACGCAGCCGCAGCGCGCCGCGACGCGGCAGCGGCGCTCGGCCTCGATCCCGCGCGCACGATCCTCGTCGTCACGGGCGGGTCGCTCGGGGCGCAGAGCCTCAACGCGGCGGTGGCCGGCGCGGCCGCGGAGATCGCGGCGCTCGGACCAGGGCGGCCACAGGTCCTGCACCTCACGGGCCGCGGCAAGGACGCGGACGTGCGTGCCGCGGTCCGGGCCGCGGGCCTCGGCGACGACTACGTCGTCGCCGAGTACCTGCTCGAGATGGAGCGGGCGCTCGCCGTCGCGGACCTCGTCCTGTGCCGCGCGGGCGCGGGCACGGTCGCCGAGCTCACGGCGCTCGGCATCCCCGCCGCGTACGTGCCGCTGCCCATCGGCAACGGCGAGCAGCGGCTCAACGCACAGCCTGCCGTCGACGCGGGCGGAGGGCTCCTCGTCGAGGACCGACTCCTGTCCCCGGCATGGGTCGGCTCGACGCTCCTGCCGCTGCTCGGCGACCGTGGGCGCCGCGAGGAGATGGCGGCCGCAGCGATGCGCGTCGGCCGTCCCGAGGCGACCGCGGCGGTCGTCGACCTCGTTCTCGCCGCCGCCGGAGGTGCCCGATGACCGCCGTCCCGCTCGCTCTCGCCGAGCTCGGTCGCACGCACCTCGTCGGCATCGGCGGCGCCGGGGTCTCCGTCGTCGCGCAGCTGCTCGCCGCGCGCGGCGTGCCCGTCCAGGGCTCCGACGCGCACGCCTCCGACGTCGTCGACGCGCTGCGCGCCGAGGGCCTCACCGTGTGGGTGGGGCACGACGCCGCGCACGTCGCGGACGCCGACACGCTCGTCGTCTCGACGGCCGTGCGGGAGACCAACCCGGAGCTCGCCGCCGCGCGCGAGCGCGGCCTGCGGGTGCTCCACCGCTCCGAGGCGCTCGCCCTGCTCATGGACGGCACGCGCGCGGTCGCGGTCGCGGGCGCGCACGGCAAGACGACGACGTCCGCGATGATCGCGGTCGTCCTCGGCGAGGCCGGCCGCGACCCGTCGTTCGCGATCGGCGGCTCGGTGCGCACGCACGCGGGCGCCGTCCCGGGCGGCCACCTCGGCGCGGGCGACGTGCTCGTCGCGGAGGCGGACGAGTCCGACGGCTCGTTCCTCAACTACCGCCCCGAGATCGCGGTCGTCACGAACGTCGAGCCCGACCACCTCGACCACTACGGCACGCGCGAGGCTTTCGAGGCTGCGTTCGTCGAGTTCGCGGCACGCATCAGGCCGGAGGGCCTGCTCGTCGCGTGCGGTGACGACCCGGGTGCTGCCGCGCTCGTCCGCGCGCATCGCGCGACGGGCGGCACCGCCCTCACGTACGGCGGGCCGGGCTCGGACG encodes:
- the mraY gene encoding phospho-N-acetylmuramoyl-pentapeptide-transferase, encoding MIALLVAGGTSLVVALLATPLFIRFLEKRQYGQFIRQDGPTSHLTKRGTPTMGGVVIIGATLLAVAAGSLVAGRLPSVSALLVLFLMTGLGLVGFADDFTKISRQRSLGLSPIGKIVGQGVIGITFAVLALQFPDDGFRTPASTKVSFIRDTGIDLAFAGVTVGLVLFVLWANFLITAWSNAVNLTDGLDGLATGVSLAVFGAYTFVGIWQWNQRCASPASAGPSCYDVRDPWDLAIVAAAITGACFGFLWWNASPAKIFMGDTGSLALGGALAGLSILSRTEVLAAIIGGLFVLIVLSDVIQIGGFKLTGKRVFKMAPLHHHFELSGWGEVTIVIRFWIIAMIFAAVGLGIFYAEWVSGA
- the murD gene encoding UDP-N-acetylmuramoyl-L-alanine--D-glutamate ligase is translated as MTEVVEPRVPLADAHVVVAGLGVTGRAVVAALDGRAGRVTTVDASAPDADVRDGSLVDLADVDLVVTSPGWRPDHPLLAGALDAGVPVWSEVELAWRLRVDRTGGRGPAPWLGVTGTNGKTTTVGMLTSILAAAGERVAEVGNVGTPVVEAALDPDVDVLAVELSSFQLRFTRTTSLEASAVLNVAPDHLDWHGSFERYAADKGRIFARAQRACVYNAADRVTRGLVEDADVVEGCRAVGFSLGAPGRSELGVVDDLLVDRAFHTAADDPARHAAADELATLGDLAHLGGPAGVPPHVVANALAAAALARAHGVTAAQVRAGLRAFAGGHHRIETVATARVAGGTVRYVDDSKATNGHAASASLASFDAGTVVWLVGGLAKGATFDDLVVQRADRVRAAVVLGVDATEILGALERHAPQIPVVRVDPTDTGTVMARAVEAATGLARPGDTVLLAPASASMDQFRSYAQRGDDFAAAAREVAGRPAEDD
- the ftsW gene encoding putative lipid II flippase FtsW, with the protein product MTANETAGRTDAAPTRRRSLLGSWDTPVTSYYLVLGLTVLLVVFGLAMVLSASSVRSITREGNAYSIFLGQAVYAVLGVVALTVTASMRPIVYKKLAWIILAASLALQALIFVPSLSVSALGNTNWIKIPGTTFTIQPSEIVKLALAVWLAAVLARKGELLRQWWHVIVPAVPVAAVAILLVLSGHDLGTAIILMLLVAGALWVAGVPMRMFAVGGGLMAAGIAAMILLQTNKNRLGRIDAWLGRDCGVGDACYQTKHGLWALGTGGWTGVGLGAGREKWHYLPEAHNDFIFAVVGEELGLQGTILMLLLFGALAWAMSRIVVRHPDPFVKIATGAIMCWIIGQALVNIGVVIGALPVIGIPLPLVSAGGSALIMTMAAMGVVLSFARDEPGAREAFAARAGVVRRSLAVVGGSVRRSRKGRSTRA
- the murG gene encoding undecaprenyldiphospho-muramoylpentapeptide beta-N-acetylglucosaminyltransferase — its product is MPESVLLAGGGTAGHVNPLLAVADELRARDAATRITVLGTAEGLEADLVPARGHRLVHVPRVPLPRRPSAELFSVPSRLRAAIKVAEDAIAETGARVVVGFGGYVSTPAYVAARRRGVPVVVHEQNARPGLANRLGARRAAAVAVTFPGTPLRGARLTGLPLRHEIADLALARRSDAAAARRDAAAALGLDPARTILVVTGGSLGAQSLNAAVAGAAAEIAALGPGRPQVLHLTGRGKDADVRAAVRAAGLGDDYVVAEYLLEMERALAVADLVLCRAGAGTVAELTALGIPAAYVPLPIGNGEQRLNAQPAVDAGGGLLVEDRLLSPAWVGSTLLPLLGDRGRREEMAAAAMRVGRPEATAAVVDLVLAAAGGAR
- the murC gene encoding UDP-N-acetylmuramate--L-alanine ligase, whose protein sequence is MTAVPLALAELGRTHLVGIGGAGVSVVAQLLAARGVPVQGSDAHASDVVDALRAEGLTVWVGHDAAHVADADTLVVSTAVRETNPELAAARERGLRVLHRSEALALLMDGTRAVAVAGAHGKTTTSAMIAVVLGEAGRDPSFAIGGSVRTHAGAVPGGHLGAGDVLVAEADESDGSFLNYRPEIAVVTNVEPDHLDHYGTREAFEAAFVEFAARIRPEGLLVACGDDPGAAALVRAHRATGGTALTYGGPGSDVVVRDHVADGDGGRFTLDVPAATGLVPADRTLDVVLEVPGLHNALDAAAALVTAMRLGVDADTAVAGVGRFLGTGRRFEERGTAGGVRVVDDYAHHPTEVAALLRAARPAAAGGRVLVLFQPHLFSRTRTFAREFADALALADEVVVTDVYAAREDDDPTVTGATITDLMGGRGRHVAGRVAAAHAVAALARPGDLVLTVGAGDVTQLAPVLLESLVARS